One part of the Nitrosophilus kaiyonis genome encodes these proteins:
- a CDS encoding 3'-5' exonuclease, translated as MNNLEKIVKKLKKQNLKKDDFKNILLAIYGMFGDSELLYQTLKARGFPIEEEDNKVFLKTAKTLYKNQEFVIVDIETSGSKPHNSQIIEIGAIKYKNGKILDRFESFVHAKELPEYITKLTGITVEDLIYAPTQKEVLAKFKEFLGDSVFVAHNVKFDYNFISDKLNELGFEKLANRKLCTIDLARRTIVSEKYGLGFLNESLGINSLIHHRAYADALTALRVLEISFSNIPKYVKTTEDLIEFSKRGKKVTNEKKNIAEKSS; from the coding sequence TTGAATAATTTGGAAAAGATTGTTAAAAAATTAAAAAAACAAAATTTAAAAAAAGATGATTTTAAAAATATTTTACTTGCAATTTATGGAATGTTTGGAGATTCAGAGCTTTTATATCAAACATTAAAAGCAAGAGGTTTTCCTATTGAAGAAGAAGACAACAAAGTTTTTTTAAAAACAGCAAAAACTTTATATAAAAATCAAGAATTTGTCATTGTAGATATTGAAACAAGTGGAAGTAAACCTCATAACTCACAAATAATCGAAATAGGCGCCATAAAATATAAAAATGGGAAAATATTAGATAGATTTGAAAGTTTTGTGCATGCAAAGGAGCTTCCAGAATATATAACAAAATTAACTGGTATAACAGTTGAGGATTTAATTTATGCACCAACACAAAAAGAGGTTTTAGCAAAATTTAAAGAGTTTTTAGGTGATAGTGTATTTGTAGCACATAATGTAAAATTTGATTATAACTTTATTTCTGATAAATTAAATGAGCTTGGATTTGAAAAACTTGCAAATAGAAAGCTTTGTACTATTGATTTGGCAAGAAGAACAATAGTAAGTGAAAAGTATGGGCTTGGTTTTTTAAATGAATCATTAGGAATAAATAGTTTAATTCATCATAGAGCTTATGCAGATGCTCTAACAGCTTTAAGAGTTTTAGAAATCTCTTTTTCAAATATTCCAAAATATGTAAAAACTACAGAAGATTTAATTGAATTTAGCAAAAGAGGCAAAAAAGTTACAAATGAAAAGAAAAATATAGCTGAAAAAAGTAGTTAA
- a CDS encoding phosphoribosylanthranilate isomerase — protein sequence MRVKICGITNLEDALIAIDAGADALGFVFYEKSPRFISPQKAKEIIKELPPFIERVGLFVNETKKNIEDIYKYTNISLAQLHFDIDKDFLESFEIKVLPVVRAKKKEDILKFKNYYRLVDAYVEEFGGSGKRVALDWFKDVDCSKVILAGGLSPKNIEEVKKYGFYGVDVSSGVEAYKGKKDPNKVKEFIKKAKSIE from the coding sequence TTGAGAGTAAAAATTTGTGGAATAACCAATCTTGAAGATGCACTAATTGCAATAGATGCTGGGGCAGATGCTTTAGGATTTGTATTTTATGAAAAATCGCCAAGATTTATATCGCCTCAAAAAGCAAAAGAGATAATAAAAGAGCTACCTCCATTTATAGAAAGAGTAGGTTTATTTGTAAATGAAACTAAAAAAAATATAGAGGATATTTATAAATATACAAATATTTCACTTGCACAACTACATTTTGATATAGATAAAGATTTTTTAGAGAGTTTTGAAATAAAAGTTTTACCTGTAGTAAGAGCTAAGAAAAAAGAGGATATTTTAAAATTTAAAAATTATTATAGACTTGTTGATGCATATGTTGAAGAATTTGGAGGAAGTGGAAAAAGAGTAGCACTTGATTGGTTTAAAGATGTTGATTGCTCTAAAGTAATATTGGCTGGTGGATTAAGCCCTAAAAATATAGAAGAGGTAAAAAAATATGGGTTTTATGGGGTAGATGTAAGTAGTGGAGTAGAAGCTTACAAAGGTAAAAAAGATCCAAATAAAGTAAAAGAGTTTATAAAAAAGGCAAAATCGATTGAATAA
- the rpe gene encoding ribulose-phosphate 3-epimerase has translation MLVAPSILSADFGKLADEVKEICENGADLVHVDVMDGHFVPNMTIGPVVVEAVAKAATKPLDIHLMVENNSFFVDLFAKFNPEYISFHIESENHPHRLIQKIRDYGIKPAIVLNPGTTPKLIEYLIEYVDMILLMSVNPGFGGQKFIPIYEKIAEVKEMVNLYNPDCLIEVDGGVNDKNIRDLKTAGVDIAVAGSYIFKQKDRKASIDSLKV, from the coding sequence ATGCTTGTAGCACCTAGTATTTTAAGTGCCGATTTTGGTAAATTAGCAGATGAAGTAAAAGAGATTTGTGAAAATGGAGCTGATTTAGTTCATGTTGATGTAATGGATGGCCATTTTGTACCAAATATGACAATTGGACCAGTAGTTGTTGAGGCTGTGGCAAAAGCTGCTACAAAACCTCTTGATATCCATTTAATGGTAGAAAATAATAGCTTTTTTGTTGATCTTTTTGCTAAATTTAATCCTGAATATATATCTTTTCATATAGAGAGTGAAAATCATCCACATAGATTAATTCAAAAAATAAGAGATTATGGGATTAAACCAGCAATAGTTTTAAATCCTGGAACTACACCAAAATTGATAGAGTATTTGATTGAATATGTTGATATGATTTTGCTTATGAGTGTAAATCCCGGATTTGGAGGTCAAAAATTTATTCCAATTTATGAAAAAATTGCTGAAGTTAAAGAGATGGTTAATTTATATAATCCTGACTGCTTGATAGAGGTCGATGGTGGGGTTAATGATAAAAATATAAGAGATTTAAAAACTGCTGGAGTTGATATTGCAGTTGCAGGAAGTTATATTTTTAAACAAAAAGATAGAAAAGCATCTATAGATAGTTTAAAGGTATAG
- the rpmB gene encoding 50S ribosomal protein L28: protein MSRKCSITGKGPMSGHNVSHANNKTKRRFLPNLRTVRITLPDGTRKKIKVAASTLRTMKKKSLI from the coding sequence ATGTCTAGAAAATGTTCAATTACTGGAAAAGGTCCTATGAGCGGACACAATGTAAGTCACGCTAACAATAAAACGAAAAGAAGATTTTTACCAAATCTAAGAACAGTAAGAATAACTTTACCAGATGGTACTAGAAAAAAGATAAAAGTGGCAGCATCAACTCTTAGAACTATGAAGAAAAAATCGCTTATATAA
- the argJ gene encoding bifunctional glutamate N-acetyltransferase/amino-acid acetyltransferase ArgJ has translation MFEIFSIKNGITSVDGFYASGVNAGLKKQGLDVGFIYSDKLCDVEAIFTKNRFQAAPIKHFKKHNIQKTNFILANSKNANAMTGKMGIEDIEEILEFAKEKFPQIKNPIMSSTGVIGVFIPKEKIKNAIENFDLSKKESNNFAKSIMTTDTYEKEIAFEVVLKENKSFKIAGVAKGAGMINPAMATMLCFIVTDADIPKDDMRELLLKNVDKTFNAISVDGDRSTNDSVFLLSNKKSKVYNKEAFDFALNKIMHHLALEIVKDGEGAKKLVGFEISGAKNDDEAKIAAKALSNSLLVKTAIFGEDPNWGRIASTIGASGIECNENSLKISFEDVLVYNKGEILFTKEVEEKAHKIMKKDEFTIKCDLGIGTGYFKAYGCDLGYEYVKINAEYRT, from the coding sequence ATGTTTGAAATCTTTTCTATAAAAAATGGAATAACATCAGTAGATGGATTTTATGCCTCAGGTGTAAATGCAGGTTTAAAGAAGCAAGGTTTAGATGTTGGATTTATATATTCAGACAAATTATGTGATGTAGAGGCAATTTTTACAAAAAATAGATTTCAAGCAGCCCCAATAAAACATTTTAAAAAGCATAATATTCAAAAAACAAACTTCATTCTTGCAAATTCCAAAAATGCAAATGCAATGACTGGAAAAATGGGAATTGAAGATATAGAAGAGATTTTGGAATTTGCCAAGGAAAAATTTCCTCAAATAAAAAATCCTATAATGAGTTCAACTGGAGTAATAGGAGTTTTTATTCCAAAAGAAAAGATAAAAAATGCAATTGAAAATTTTGATCTATCAAAAAAAGAATCAAACAATTTTGCTAAATCTATAATGACTACTGATACTTATGAAAAAGAGATCGCTTTTGAAGTTGTATTGAAAGAGAATAAAAGTTTTAAAATTGCAGGAGTTGCTAAAGGTGCAGGCATGATAAATCCTGCGATGGCAACTATGCTTTGTTTTATAGTAACAGATGCTGATATTCCAAAAGATGATATGAGAGAACTCCTACTGAAAAATGTTGATAAAACTTTTAATGCTATAAGTGTAGATGGAGATAGATCAACTAATGATTCTGTGTTTTTATTATCAAATAAAAAAAGTAAAGTTTATAATAAAGAGGCTTTTGACTTTGCTTTAAATAAAATTATGCACCATTTAGCTCTTGAAATTGTAAAAGATGGAGAAGGCGCAAAAAAACTTGTAGGATTTGAAATAAGTGGTGCAAAAAATGATGATGAAGCAAAAATTGCAGCAAAAGCTTTATCTAACTCTTTACTTGTAAAAACAGCTATTTTTGGAGAAGATCCAAATTGGGGAAGAATAGCTTCAACTATAGGTGCAAGTGGAATTGAATGCAATGAAAATAGTTTAAAAATTAGTTTTGAAGATGTTTTGGTTTATAATAAAGGTGAAATACTATTTACTAAAGAGGTTGAAGAAAAAGCTCATAAAATTATGAAAAAAGATGAGTTTACAATAAAGTGTGATTTAGGTATTGGCACTGGATATTTTAAAGCTTATGGCTGTGATTTAGGCTATGAATATGTTAAAATAAATGCAGAATATAGAACATAA
- a CDS encoding DUF465 domain-containing protein: MLEEFPKEIVDELRNKDNHFDAIITKHDELDKLVTEVEEGREHMDDLELEKIKLEKLKLKDEAYYILNKYMKEKGLK, from the coding sequence ATGTTAGAAGAGTTTCCAAAAGAGATTGTAGATGAACTTAGAAATAAAGACAACCATTTTGATGCAATCATAACAAAACATGATGAGCTTGATAAATTGGTTACTGAAGTTGAAGAGGGCCGTGAACATATGGATGATTTAGAATTGGAAAAAATAAAGCTTGAAAAATTAAAATTAAAAGATGAAGCATACTATATTTTAAATAAATATATGAAAGAAAAAGGATTAAAATAA
- the accA gene encoding acetyl-CoA carboxylase carboxyl transferase subunit alpha yields MATYLDFEQKIKQIEEQIDSAKARGDDAAVEILKKDLEKEVAKTYKNLSDYQKLQLARHPDRPYALDYVRLLMEDPIEIHGDRSYRDDPAIICYLGYIDGQRTMLIGEQKGRGTKNKIKRNFGMPHPEGYRKALRVAKLAEKFGIPILMLIDTPGAYPGVGAEERGQSEAIARNLLELSRLDTITVSIVIGEGGSGGALAIGVADKLAMMRYSVFSVISPEGCAAILWNDPSKVEQATKALKITSQDLKDLNLIDDIVDEPLIGAHRDKEGAAKALKEYYLNAIEELSKISSKERISARYEKLISKGAFKE; encoded by the coding sequence TTGGCAACCTATTTAGATTTTGAACAAAAAATTAAACAAATAGAAGAGCAAATTGACTCTGCAAAAGCACGGGGCGATGATGCTGCTGTTGAGATATTGAAAAAAGATTTGGAAAAAGAGGTTGCAAAAACATATAAAAATCTTTCTGATTATCAAAAACTTCAGCTTGCAAGACATCCAGATCGTCCTTATGCTCTTGATTATGTCAGACTTTTGATGGAAGATCCTATAGAGATACATGGAGATAGAAGTTATAGAGATGACCCCGCAATAATTTGCTATCTTGGATATATTGACGGACAAAGAACAATGCTCATAGGAGAGCAAAAGGGTAGAGGAACCAAAAATAAAATAAAAAGAAATTTTGGTATGCCTCATCCAGAAGGTTATAGAAAAGCTTTAAGAGTTGCAAAACTTGCAGAAAAATTTGGTATACCTATTTTAATGCTTATTGATACTCCGGGGGCTTATCCAGGAGTTGGAGCAGAAGAGAGAGGACAAAGCGAAGCAATTGCAAGAAATCTTTTAGAATTAAGCAGACTTGATACAATTACAGTATCTATTGTGATTGGTGAAGGCGGAAGTGGTGGAGCTTTAGCTATAGGTGTGGCTGATAAACTAGCTATGATGAGATATTCTGTTTTTAGTGTAATTTCGCCTGAGGGATGTGCAGCAATTCTATGGAATGATCCAAGCAAAGTTGAGCAAGCTACAAAAGCTTTAAAAATAACTTCACAAGATTTAAAAGATTTAAATTTAATTGATGATATTGTAGATGAGCCATTAATTGGAGCTCATAGAGATAAAGAGGGAGCTGCTAAAGCCTTAAAAGAGTATTATCTAAATGCCATAGAAGAACTTTCTAAAATATCTTCAAAAGAAAGAATAAGTGCGAGATATGAAAAACTTATAAGCAAAGGAGCCTTTAAAGAATAG
- a CDS encoding beta-ketoacyl-ACP synthase II, translated as MRRVVITGIGMINSLGHDKESSFEAIVNGECGIDTITSFDASNQSVKIAAEIKDFDPKTIMDPKDVKKADRFIHLGIKAAKEAMEDSGIDENIPREKFGISSASGIGGLINIEKNSVICETRGPRRISPFFIPSALVNMLGGFVSIEHKLKGPNLSSVTACAAGTHAITEAFKTIVLGGADRMLVVGAEAAICPIGIGGFAAMKALSTRNDDPKHASRPFDADRNGFVMGEGSGALVLEEYEAAKKRGAKIYAEIIGFGESGDASHITTPAPEGEGAYRAMKAAFEMAGCPKIDYINAHGTSTKYNDMYETMAIKRLFGSKEACPPVSSTKGQIAHCLGAAGALEAVISLMAMEKGVIPPTINYETPDPDCDLDYVPNVAREADLNIVMSNSFGFGGTNGVVIFKKI; from the coding sequence GTGAGAAGAGTTGTAATAACTGGTATTGGTATGATTAACTCTTTAGGACATGATAAAGAGAGTTCTTTTGAAGCTATTGTAAATGGTGAATGTGGTATTGATACAATAACATCATTTGATGCTTCAAATCAAAGTGTGAAAATTGCAGCTGAGATTAAAGATTTTGATCCAAAGACTATTATGGATCCAAAAGATGTAAAAAAAGCTGATAGATTTATCCATCTTGGTATAAAAGCAGCAAAAGAAGCAATGGAAGACTCTGGTATTGATGAAAATATACCAAGAGAAAAGTTTGGAATAAGCTCAGCTTCTGGGATAGGTGGACTTATCAATATCGAAAAAAATTCAGTTATCTGTGAAACTAGAGGCCCAAGAAGAATCAGCCCATTTTTTATTCCATCAGCATTAGTAAATATGCTTGGTGGTTTTGTCTCAATTGAACATAAATTAAAAGGACCAAATCTATCAAGTGTTACTGCCTGTGCAGCTGGAACTCATGCAATAACTGAGGCATTTAAAACAATTGTTTTAGGCGGTGCTGATAGAATGCTTGTAGTGGGGGCAGAAGCTGCGATTTGTCCAATTGGTATAGGTGGCTTTGCAGCAATGAAAGCACTTTCAACAAGAAATGATGATCCAAAACATGCCTCTCGTCCTTTTGATGCTGATAGAAATGGATTTGTGATGGGAGAGGGATCAGGTGCACTTGTATTAGAAGAGTATGAAGCTGCTAAAAAAAGAGGAGCTAAAATTTATGCTGAAATTATAGGTTTTGGTGAGAGTGGCGATGCAAGTCATATCACAACACCAGCACCAGAGGGCGAAGGTGCATATAGAGCAATGAAAGCAGCTTTTGAGATGGCTGGATGTCCTAAAATTGATTATATAAATGCTCATGGTACAAGTACAAAATATAATGATATGTATGAAACCATGGCAATAAAAAGACTTTTTGGCTCAAAAGAGGCTTGTCCACCAGTTAGCTCAACAAAAGGTCAAATTGCTCACTGTCTTGGAGCTGCAGGAGCATTAGAAGCAGTAATAAGCTTAATGGCAATGGAAAAAGGAGTTATTCCTCCAACAATTAATTATGAAACACCTGATCCAGATTGTGATCTTGATTATGTTCCTAATGTTGCAAGAGAAGCAGATTTAAATATTGTTATGAGTAACTCTTTTGGGTTTGGTGGAACTAACGGGGTTGTTATTTTTAAAAAAATTTAA
- the acpP gene encoding acyl carrier protein — translation MALFDEVKEVVVEQLNANPDEVKEDSKFVEDLGADSLDVVELVMALEEKFGIEIPDEDAEKIQTVGDAVKYIEEHKS, via the coding sequence ATGGCACTTTTTGATGAAGTAAAAGAGGTTGTAGTTGAGCAGTTAAATGCTAATCCAGATGAAGTTAAAGAGGATTCAAAATTTGTAGAAGATTTAGGTGCAGATAGTCTTGATGTAGTTGAACTTGTTATGGCTCTTGAAGAGAAATTTGGTATTGAAATTCCTGATGAAGATGCAGAAAAAATCCAAACTGTAGGTGATGCAGTTAAATATATAGAAGAACATAAATCTTAA
- the fabG gene encoding 3-oxoacyl-ACP reductase FabG — protein MKFSGKNVLVTGASRGIGAEIAKVLAGYGLKVWINYRSNAEAADKIKEEIEANGGEAAVIGFDVSDEKAFVEGIKTIIDSDGELSYLVNNAGITKDKLAIRMSVEDFEDVIKANLTSAFIGCREALKAMSKKRFGCVVNISSIVGETGNAGQVNYSASKGGMITMTKSFALEGAARGIRFNCITPGFIATDMTKELKEDIKKAYIEKIPLRRFGDPKEVAEAVAFLLSDHSSYITGEIIKVNGGMYM, from the coding sequence ATGAAATTTAGTGGAAAAAATGTTTTAGTTACTGGCGCAAGTAGGGGAATAGGGGCTGAAATAGCCAAAGTTTTGGCTGGATATGGACTTAAAGTTTGGATAAATTATAGATCAAATGCAGAAGCTGCAGACAAAATAAAAGAAGAGATAGAAGCAAATGGGGGAGAAGCTGCAGTAATAGGATTTGATGTAAGTGATGAAAAAGCTTTTGTTGAAGGTATAAAGACGATAATTGATAGTGATGGTGAACTTAGTTATCTTGTGAATAATGCAGGTATTACAAAAGATAAACTTGCAATAAGAATGAGTGTAGAAGATTTTGAAGATGTTATAAAAGCTAACTTAACATCTGCTTTTATAGGATGTAGAGAAGCTTTAAAAGCTATGAGTAAAAAAAGATTTGGATGTGTTGTTAATATCTCTTCAATAGTTGGTGAAACCGGAAATGCTGGACAGGTAAATTATAGTGCAAGCAAAGGTGGTATGATAACTATGACAAAATCTTTTGCACTTGAGGGAGCTGCAAGAGGTATTAGATTTAACTGCATTACACCTGGATTTATTGCAACAGACATGACAAAAGAGTTAAAAGAGGATATTAAAAAAGCATATATTGAAAAAATACCTCTTAGAAGATTTGGTGATCCAAAAGAGGTGGCTGAAGCAGTTGCATTTTTATTAAGCGATCATTCAAGCTATATAACAGGAGAGATCATCAAAGTAAACGGCGGAATGTATATGTGA
- the gpmI gene encoding 2,3-bisphosphoglycerate-independent phosphoglycerate mutase, with amino-acid sequence MNSKNVNKTVLVITDGIGYNPSKEYNAFENAKKEAYKYLFENVPYSLIKTYGMSVGLPEGQMGNSEVGHMTIGSGRILYQDLVRISLALEDGSFEKDETFQNLLKKSKRLHIVGLLSDGGVHSHIDHFIAIANIASKYKEVILHPITDGRDVDPKSALKYVKQLKDNVKNAQIASVSGRFYTMDRDKRWDRVEKGYRAIVEAKPKTKLSIEDYIKEQYDKNTTDEFIEPVAFDWYNGMEDNDGVLFINFRSDRMREIVRALGDEDFNEFERKKLNLNITTIVEYDETFPYPVIFKKTVPKNTLAEVISRAGFDQFHTAETEKYAHVTFFFNGGIEEPYINETRVLIPSPNVKTYDEKPQMSAPEVGKSVLKAMDEGYEFIVVNFANGDMVGHTGNYEAAIKAVEAVDKELMKIIKKAKDKEYNLVITSDHGNCEKMRDENGNILTNHTVGDVWCFVMADGVEEVKPGGLSNIAPTVLKLMGLEIPKEMDKPLI; translated from the coding sequence ATGAATTCTAAAAATGTGAATAAGACAGTTTTAGTTATTACTGATGGTATAGGATATAACCCAAGCAAAGAGTATAATGCTTTTGAAAATGCAAAAAAAGAGGCATATAAGTATCTATTTGAAAATGTTCCATACTCTTTGATAAAAACTTATGGAATGAGTGTTGGGCTTCCAGAAGGCCAGATGGGGAATAGTGAAGTAGGCCATATGACAATTGGCAGTGGGAGGATTTTATATCAAGATTTAGTTAGGATATCTCTTGCATTAGAAGATGGCTCTTTTGAGAAAGATGAAACTTTTCAAAATCTTTTAAAAAAATCTAAAAGATTGCATATTGTAGGTCTTTTAAGCGATGGTGGAGTTCATTCTCATATCGATCATTTTATCGCGATAGCAAATATTGCATCAAAATATAAAGAGGTTATTTTACATCCAATAACTGATGGAAGAGATGTGGATCCTAAAAGTGCATTAAAATATGTAAAACAGTTAAAAGATAATGTAAAAAATGCACAAATAGCATCAGTTAGTGGCAGATTTTATACAATGGATAGAGATAAAAGATGGGATAGAGTAGAAAAAGGATATCGTGCAATTGTTGAGGCAAAGCCAAAAACTAAACTATCAATTGAGGATTATATAAAAGAGCAGTATGATAAAAATACAACTGATGAGTTTATAGAACCAGTTGCTTTTGATTGGTATAATGGTATGGAAGATAATGATGGAGTTTTATTTATAAATTTTAGAAGTGATAGAATGAGAGAGATTGTTAGGGCTTTAGGTGATGAAGATTTTAATGAGTTTGAAAGAAAAAAATTAAATTTAAATATCACAACAATAGTTGAATATGATGAAACTTTTCCTTATCCAGTGATTTTTAAGAAAACTGTTCCAAAAAATACATTGGCTGAGGTTATAAGCAGAGCTGGATTTGATCAATTTCATACAGCCGAAACTGAAAAATATGCACATGTGACATTTTTCTTCAATGGTGGTATTGAAGAGCCATATATTAATGAGACAAGGGTTTTGATTCCAAGTCCAAATGTAAAAACATATGATGAAAAACCACAAATGTCTGCTCCAGAAGTAGGTAAATCAGTATTAAAAGCAATGGATGAAGGATATGAATTTATAGTAGTAAATTTTGCAAATGGGGATATGGTTGGACATACTGGAAATTATGAAGCAGCAATTAAAGCAGTTGAAGCCGTTGATAAAGAGCTTATGAAAATTATAAAAAAAGCAAAAGATAAAGAGTATAATTTAGTAATAACAAGTGACCATGGTAATTGTGAGAAAATGAGAGATGAAAATGGAAATATTCTTACAAATCATACTGTTGGTGATGTTTGGTGCTTTGTAATGGCAGATGGAGTGGAAGAGGTAAAACCTGGAGGATTAAGTAACATCGCTCCAACTGTTTTAAAGTTAATGGGACTAGAAATTCCAAAAGAGATGGATAAACCATTAATTTAA
- the mraY gene encoding phospho-N-acetylmuramoyl-pentapeptide-transferase, translated as MLYWFYRHLDINLFQYITVRAGFAFFIAFILTLILMPKFIKWAQEKNASQPIYSLAPSSHKTKANTPTMGGLVFLFTTIIASILTVKLNNIYVIGAILTLMLFAFIGIKDDISKIVKKENQSGLSPKTKIILQTISAIFISGLLYFLSSLPTSFYIPFYKYPLFDMKIFSILFWTLVIVATSNAVNLTDGLDGLATVPSIFALASLGILVYITGHAVLSSYLLLPKVTGVGEVTIIAAALAGALIGFLWYNCHPAEVFMGDSGSLSIGAFLAYMAIISKSEILLIIIGFVFVLEAMSVILQVGSYKLRKKRVFLMAPIHHHFEQKNWKESKIIVRFWIIALISNIIALITLKIR; from the coding sequence ATGTTATATTGGTTTTATAGACATCTTGATATAAATCTTTTTCAATATATAACAGTAAGGGCTGGATTTGCTTTTTTTATAGCATTTATTTTAACACTCATTTTAATGCCAAAATTTATAAAATGGGCTCAAGAAAAAAATGCAAGCCAACCTATATATTCTCTTGCTCCAAGCAGTCATAAAACTAAAGCAAATACACCTACAATGGGTGGGCTTGTTTTTCTTTTTACTACAATCATTGCTTCAATCTTAACAGTTAAGCTTAATAATATTTATGTAATAGGAGCAATTTTAACTTTAATGCTATTTGCTTTTATTGGAATAAAAGATGATATTTCAAAAATTGTTAAAAAAGAGAATCAATCTGGTCTATCTCCAAAAACAAAAATAATATTACAGACAATTTCAGCTATTTTTATTTCTGGATTATTATATTTTTTATCTTCACTGCCAACATCATTTTATATTCCATTTTATAAATATCCACTCTTTGATATGAAAATCTTTTCAATTCTTTTTTGGACACTTGTAATAGTTGCAACTTCAAATGCTGTAAATTTAACTGATGGACTTGATGGACTAGCAACAGTTCCTTCTATTTTTGCTCTTGCAAGTTTAGGAATATTAGTTTATATTACAGGACATGCAGTTCTAAGTAGCTATCTATTACTACCAAAAGTTACTGGCGTTGGAGAGGTAACAATAATTGCTGCTGCACTTGCTGGAGCATTAATAGGATTTTTATGGTATAACTGCCATCCAGCAGAGGTTTTTATGGGAGATAGCGGTAGCTTATCAATTGGCGCTTTTTTGGCATATATGGCAATTATTTCAAAAAGTGAAATACTTCTTATAATAATAGGCTTTGTTTTTGTTTTGGAAGCAATGTCAGTAATACTTCAAGTTGGAAGTTATAAGTTAAGAAAAAAAAGAGTATTTTTGATGGCACCAATACATCACCATTTTGAGCAAAAAAACTGGAAAGAGAGCAAAATAATTGTTAGATTTTGGATAATTGCTCTAATTTCAAATATAATAGCACTTATAACTTTGAAAATCAGGTAA